The Pararhizobium sp. IMCC21322 sequence TTCTCATGCTGGATTGCGCCGGACAGGAAATCGTCGCCAGTGTGAATGGTATGCTCAATCTGACACCAGGTGCGAGCGTACGCGTGCGCGCCGATGCAGCACACATCCACCTGTTTTCACCGTCAGACGGTGCGCGGATCGCGCCGGAGTAACTGAGCGTAGTGAATTTTGGGCCAAACAGGCCTCTTAACAAGCATCAAGGAGTGTAAATCGATGGCCCTGAGTGACGCGCAAAGACTGGACCTTCTCCAATCACCAACGGGCAAGGTTCGCATGGTGCTGGATACGGACACATATAATGAAATCGATGATCAGTTTGCGGTGGTCCAGGCGCTGCTTTCACCAGAGCGACTGGACGTTCAGGCGATTTATGCTTGCCCCTTCCACAACGGACGCTCAGATGGCCCCGGGCAGGGCATGGAGTTGAGCTATGAAGAAATCCTGCGCGTTCTGACGCGTATGGGCCACGCATCTGACGGTTTCGCTTTTCGTGGGGTGACGGAATTTGTCGGTCCTGAAAAAAAGGCCCGTCATGCCGAAGCAGTCGACCATTTGATCGGTTTGGCGCGTGCATCAAGCACAGAGGACCCGCTTTACGTGGTTGCAATCGGTGCGATCAGCAACATCGCTTCTGCGCTTTTGTTGGCACCCGAAATCGCGGAGTCCATCGTCGTCGTCTGGCTGGGAGGAAATGCGCCGCATTGGCCCAAAAGCTTTAACCAGCTTGCCTCATTTAATCTTCGACAAGATGTCGGTGGCGCACAGGTCTTGCTCGATAGCGGGGTTCCGGTGATCTATGTTCCGGCTTCCGGCGTCACATCCCATTTACGCAGCAATGTCCCCGAAATTGAAAAATACGTCGAACCTCATGGTGAAATCGGTGCGTTTCTGGCTCAGCGGTTCAAGGAATACAGCACCGACCATAAGGGATGGTCCAAGGAAATCTGGGACATGGCGGCCATTGGCTGGCTTCTCAACGCGGACTGGGCCCCCAGCGAAATCATGCCTGCACCTGTTATGGGCGACGACATGACATGGCTGAAAGCCGAGGGCCGCCACCCCATGCGCTATGTCGGCCATGTCAACCGCGACGCGATCCTGCGCGACTTTTTCGACAAACTGGAGGCCCATGCCGCAACGTAGCAGCAGATAAAATCTGCTTCGGCCCAAACCACCGGTAAATGAGTCCAGACCCTGTCATTGAGGTGAAAGGTCGCCGGGTTTTCTGAATGGCGCAGGCAGAAACCTCAGCACGGCACCTGAGTCTTGTATGCTTTAGGCATTTGCATCTGCAAAGTCGCGCACATGCATTCGCCTATCCCGTATTCAAGCTCACTATCAGCAAAGCTGACATGATCGGATCAGGCAAAATGACCACTCTCAGAATGGGTTGCAATGTCTTGGTAGGGCGGATTGCGGCCGTTCGCTGCAAGCGCAAACTTGATGGATTATAAGAGCGAAAGCGGACATTGATGAATGAGCTAGGCTTGCATATTTAGCCCTATCTGCTCGAATGACTGTTTATGGCAAGATGCTGTACGGATTTGAGGTTCATGTTCAGCCTCCGGCCGTGCGCCTCGAATGGCGCTCTGTCGGACGAGGAAGACGCTGCGATGAACCAGAGATCCGCAACGAGCCCTATGATAACTAAGAGAAAAATAATCTATGGCTAAGATTTGGCGACATCGTTCTTGATAAACTGCAAATATCCGCTGAGTTATCGGTATTTCTACTGAAAACTATACGAAGCGCTCCCATCTCCAACCGCGAACTCGAATATGTCAGAGCCGGAACCACCGATCAGCATATCATCTCCCAAACCAACTTATGGAGCCATCCGGCTTAACAAGTTTTGCTGGAGAGTTTTGGCTACGAAGGTTGGGTCCTGATTGGGATCCGATACGGTTATGTGAACCACTCCTGCCGGGCGGGCTGTGATGATATGAATATACATACCAAAATCCGAAGGTGCCTGTCTTAAATAATGGGTTTCCCCATCTGTAGAATACGGCACGTAGCTGTCATATTCATATTCTTGCTTCTCGCCAAGTTGCGGTTTGTAGATATTGAACGTCACCGTTCGCTGCCCTGAAACGCCATCTTCAAACATGTTCCACGTGCATGTTGAACTACCTCGTGCGCCCGGTTCCACAATTGCTTGATCGCCAACATTGAATGCTGTTCTGAGATCATCTCGAGCCCAAATTTTGCACGCTTCGAACGGCACAGACAGCTCGCGCCTTTGGTGCTGAATA is a genomic window containing:
- a CDS encoding nucleoside hydrolase: MALSDAQRLDLLQSPTGKVRMVLDTDTYNEIDDQFAVVQALLSPERLDVQAIYACPFHNGRSDGPGQGMELSYEEILRVLTRMGHASDGFAFRGVTEFVGPEKKARHAEAVDHLIGLARASSTEDPLYVVAIGAISNIASALLLAPEIAESIVVVWLGGNAPHWPKSFNQLASFNLRQDVGGAQVLLDSGVPVIYVPASGVTSHLRSNVPEIEKYVEPHGEIGAFLAQRFKEYSTDHKGWSKEIWDMAAIGWLLNADWAPSEIMPAPVMGDDMTWLKAEGRHPMRYVGHVNRDAILRDFFDKLEAHAAT